In Acidobacteriota bacterium, the sequence TTGATAAAGTTGCCGAAGACGTAATAAGGCGCGATGCAGAGTGCGAGCAGCACACTGACCGCAGCATGAAGTGTTTTCTGACGATTCGCGATCATGAAATTACCTCCTTGCTCAAAAGTCACATTGGAAAAAGCCATGTGCCTTTGAACGTGATTCGGATGCTTAAAATCGGAGCAAATGACCATGCGGAGAAAGAACCACCCAAACAAATGGTTCGCATATTCGTTGTGTAGTTTGGTTTAGCGTAGCCGATCTTCCAGTGGAACCCATTCCATGGCCCTCCAATCCAGTGTGGCAATGACCACAAGTGCGATGAACACAATCGCATTGGTGGTAATGTGAAGGCCGAAATCAACCAGGCTGTGCGTCGCAACGCCGAAAATTCCAAGCACGGCTCCAAAACAAGCTGATCGGCGAAATGCCTCCGCGCTTTGAAGTTCCCGTCGGATTCGTTTGATCAGAACCGTGACAAACCACAATCCGATCAAACCGGCGATCATTCCTCCGCTGGCCAGCAATTCCAGATAATCGTTGTGAGCCTGCTGAGGAGTGATTTCTCCAGAACTGTCGTGATATTCGGGAATCGCGACGCCGTAAGCGGCAAACCCCGTTCCGAGAATCGGGTGCGCTTGTATCAATCGCCACGTTGCCAACCAAATCTCTACGCGGCTTTGACTGGCGCGCTCGTCAGGGCTGGCGGCTCGAATATCCGTCGGCAAAGTTTCCAACCGGTTGGCCAGCGGGTCGCCTCCCATCCAAATGATTCCGACGCCCAACACCGCAACCAGACAACCGACAATAGCGAACCGCGCAACGACCGTTTGTCCAATGCGCACCAACCGCGATGAAAATCCGTAGGACTCATTTGATTCCGAAGCGCCTCGGACAAATCCGAGCATCAGAGTCATAAACAGCATTTGGCTCAACAGACTGCCGATGCCTCCGCGAGAATTCGACAATACCAACGCTGTCCATAACGGAATGATCGCCGCGATGTAAACCAAGGAACGGTCTCGGCGCGCGCCTTTCCCCACCACCAAACCCAGCGCCAAGCCAAGCGCCATTTCCATCAGAAAGGCGAAATGGTTGCGATTGATGAATTGTCCGTAGCCTTCGCCGGGGCGCAGATACGCCAGCAAAAAGCCGTCTTCGTGTTGCGCCGTTTGTCGCAAAATGCCAAAAATCGCGCTGGCCACGCCGGTAAAAATGACGATGTTGATCAATGAAACCAGACGGCGGCGATTGTATACGTGGCTTTGCAACAGCGCTCCGGTCAGAACCAAGGCCAGCAACCTCAACACAAAACGCTGCGTTTCGTACGGATCAGCGCTGATCGCTGCCCAATCCTGGCTTTGAATACCGGCTTCCATGGTTGCGCCCTGCCAGCTACGAGTTTGCAACCACGCGAAAGCACCAAGCGCCAACAACGGCGCAAACAACCGGACATCGCCAACACGCCACGATCCGCGCAGCAATCCTTCGACAATCCACAATGCCGTCAGCACAAAGACCGTGCATTCGAAAATGGATTCCCACCATGCCTCCACTGCCCCGTACGGCATGGCAAGCACGGCAATCATGACCAGCAACAGCGAAAAGATTGTGCGATCCAACATCATCGCCGCCGATTCGGCAAATCCTTCCGCTTTCGGCCTGACCAATACAATGGCGTTTTCCGGTGCCTGTCTGATCCTGGATGCGACCTCTACCATTTATTCCCCCCTTCCCAGTTCAAAAATCGGTTTTGGATGCTTACAACGTGGCAGTGGCTGGCGCCATTGGTTTTTCTGCGCCCGCATAATGAAGCCGTGGAGAGGCTTTGAAGTGAGACAAAATCCGCCGCGCAACGACCGAAACCGCAAAATCCCGCTCCAACAATTGTCGCGCGTTTTGACCAATCCGTTGCCTTAGCGCGGCGTCATTCGCCAGGCGCAGTGCGTTGAGACGCAAGGTTTCGTCTTCGCCATTGAGGCTGCACAATCCGGCTTCGCTTCGTTCCACCATTGTTTTCAGGTCGTTGCCCGGATTGACGCTGCACAACATCGGCATGGAAAAATACATATAGCCCAGAATCTTCCCCGGAAAATTTTGCGTTTGCAGGCGTTTGTCCAGCGACACCAATCCCACATCGAATTCCGAAAGCATGGCCAGATATTCCTGCTGCCCCACGGCCGGAAGAATGTGGATGTTGGTCAGCGCCTTTTCGTCAATCAGCGCCTTTAACCGCTCGACTTCGCTGCCGTCTCCGACGAGTAAAAATTCAATATGCGGCTCGGCTTCCAGCGCAGCAGCCAGGCGGACAATGTTGTCAATGTCCTGAGCAACGCCGATGTTTCCTCCGTAAAAGAACACCACCTTGCCTTGCATGCCCAGCTTTTCGCGGTAGTTCGAGGGCGCGAATTCCTGTTTGTCGAGCGTCGTCCAGTTGTGAACCACCTCCAATTCGTACCGTTTGTTAGGCAGATTTTGCGCGAAGTATTCCAGATTGGCAGGGGATTGCACCCCAATAACATCGGCGGCGGAATACTGTTCCAATTCTTTCAGCCGGAAGAATTTGTACGCCAACCCTTTTTTCAACACGCCGGCATCAACCGCCCATTGCGGAAAGATGTCGCGCAAAATCAGATAGGCCGGACACTTCCACAGCGACTTCAGTTTGTTCACCAGCGGGCCAAAAAAGATGCTGGGCGAATAAAAGATGATCAGATCGCAGGGGTGTTCGCGAAAGAATTGCTTCCCTTTTCGCCACATCGTTTCCGACAATCGGGCTTCGCGAACGGCGCGCGAAATTCGATTGACGCCCTTAAGCTTGCCGGTTTTGACGCGCGCAACCAGCAGTTCACTTTCAACGGAAAGCTGCAAATCTTGGGTGTTCTGGCAATTCGGCGTGATCACCGTCACGGAATGTCCCTGGTTGTTCAACTCCACGCCCAGGTCATGAACCAGCTTGGCGCTGGCGGTCGCGTGTGGGTAATAGCAATCCACAATGATCGAAATACGCATAACAACACCTCTCACTTGCAAATGAGATTGATCGTTTTGTGGGGCAAGAAACTAATCTTCGCACACCTGTGGAGTGCGGCGGCTCCGGCGTCGCTTTGGCAGTCCATTCTGAGGCCGAATCTTGAGAAAAACCGCGCGTTGAACCGTTGCCGGAAAGCTATGCAATTTCTGCGGCCGCTTTACTTACCAAGGGACTACCAAAGCGGTATCAGAGATACCGCACTCCAAAAAGTGTCCAGATGGCACATTCCACATCTCAAGCAGTTCGTTGCTGCCAAGCCTGTTCGGCCAAGTCTGGAACGCGGTACCCCAGCAAAATACGACACACCGTCGCCGCTACATTTTCCGCCAGGTATTCTGCCGGGGGGCACCATCCGCGTCTTTGGCTGGTCACCAATTCGACCAGCTTCAGGATTCTGGCCGGATCACATCCCGCCAGAACATTCGATCCGCATTCAATCGTTTCGGGCCGTTCGGTCACATCGCGTATGGTGACGTTCGGCGTGCCGAACAGACAGGCCTCTTCCTGAACCGTTCCGCTGTCTGACAAAACACAAAACGCCGATTGTTCCAGGCGAATGAAATCGAAAAACCCCAGCGGATCGAGAAATTGCAAACCCGTGTAGTTGATCCTGACTCCGAAGCTCTCCACCTTCGCGCGCGTTCGCGGATGAAAGGAACAAATGACCGGCAACCCGTAGCGTTCGTGCAGGTAAACCAGCGATTCGATCAGATTGCGCAGCCGGTCTTCCACGTCCACGTTTTCAGCCCGGTGCATGGTCACCAAAAAGAATTTGCGCGGTTGCAATCCCAGATTCGTCAACACCGAACTGGCTTCGATGCGATCCGCATAATGGTCAATCACTTCCTTGATCGGGTTGCCGGTGACGTAAATTCTGTCTCCGGCAATCCCTTCGCGAAGCAGATTTTCGCGGCTTCGGTTTGTGTAAGGCATCAACACGCTGCTGGAATGATCAATCACGCGGCGATTGACTTCTTCTGGCACGCGGTCGTCATAACAGCGGTTGCCCGCTTCCATGTGGTACACGGGAATTCCCAACCGACGCGCAACCATTGCGGTCAACCCGCTGTTCGTATCGCCCAAAATCAACAACCGGTCGGGACGGTATTCGAGGAACAGCGGCTCCGCTTTGGCCAGGACATCCCCAACCTGACCAGCGAAGCCGCTGCCTCGAATCCCCATGAACTCGTCCGGGTTACGAATTCCCATTTCCCGGAAAAACAGGCCGTTCAACCGGTCGTCATAATTCTGACCGGTATGCACCAGGACGTGTTCACTGAGTTGATCCAACATCTTGATCACCAGACTCAATCGGATGACTTCCGGTCTGGTGCCGAGAATGGTCATGATTTTCATCGCAACATCTCCGCAACTTCGTGCTCTTTTTCCATCGTCGAATTTTCGACCAGCAGCCCGCGCGTTCTCAGCAGTGTCGCGGTTTCTTCCAGACTCATCACCGCATCGGCGGAGCTGTATTCTTTGTCGAGCACGCCGGAACCGCGCCAATCGCCCGCCACTTCGGGCAGCATCGGCAAAATCGCGAACCATTTGCCTCGCGCGACCGTGCGATAAGCTTCTTCCTGGCTGACCATAATTTCGTGAATCTTCTCGCCGGGCCGAATGCCGATGAATTTGACATCAATCCGCCGCCTGCCGATCAACACGTGCGCAATGTCGGTCACCAACGCCGATGGCGCCCGCGGAACATAAGTTTCGCCAGGCAATCCGGTCGTGATGGCGGCAAACACCGTATCCACTGCGTCGTCCAGGCTCAGCAAAAATCGTGTCATTTCCGCAGTCGTGATGGTGACTGGTCCGCCGCCGCGAATCTGGTCGTGAAACAGCGGCACGACCGAACCACGCGAAGCCAGCACGTTGCCGTAGCGCGCGCATAAAAACCGGGTTTGCGGGCAGCGAATGTTTCCCTGAATGAAAACGCGTTCCTGCAAGGCTTTGGTCATGCCCATTGTGTTAATCGGTTTGCAGGCTTTATCGGTGGAAATGCCTACTACCGTATCCACTGGAAGGTTGTACTGTTCGATGGCGCGAACGATGTTTTCCGCGCCAAGCACGTTTGTCCGCACGGCTTCATACGGAAAGTATTCGCACGTCGGAACCTGTTTTAGCGCCGCCGCGTTGAACACCACGTCGGCTTCGCGCAACACGCCCGCCACGCTGTGAAAATCGCGAATGTCGCCGATGCGAAAATCGAGTTTGCGTTGAAAGTTTCGGTAGATGATTTCATCCGTCGCAGCCGCTTTAAGCTGGTAATCCATCCGCATGAAATGCTGTTTGGCTTCATCGCGCGAGAAAATGATGACTTTCTCTGGCTCTCCCATTTCGCCGCTCAGCAGTCGGCGCACCATTACCTTGCCCAGTGAGCCTGTGCCCCCGGTAATCAACACACGTTTTCCTTCTAAGTATTTCACCGTTAATTCCTCCAGAGTTCGTATGGTGTAGTGTCGCTGGCGAGTTGAGCAGTCAGTTTCGGCCAGGGCGGACAGGTATATCCTGTCGCCCGGCGGAACTTGTTGCCCACCATGCTGCGGTCGCAACGAAAGGTTTCATCCGGAACGATTTCCACATCCAGTTTGTATGCGTCGCGCAACAAACAAAGCAGATCGTATTTCGAGATGGTTTGACTGGTTACCTGATAAAGCCCCGACAATTGCGGGTGATACTGAATGACGTCGCCGATCACTTCGGCCAGATGATTGGTGGTTACGCCCGAATACAGCGCGTTCCTGAATCCTTTCACCTGCGTTCGTTGCTGATTCAGAAACCATTCCAGCAGCGAACCGCAGTGGAACAGCTCTCTGCCGATGATGGATGTGCGCAAAGTCACAGCGTTTTCAGTTGTGACCTCTCCCAAATACTTGGACTTCCCGTAAAGGTCTTCAGCGTCTGAAAAATCGTCTTCCGCGTAACCGCCATCGGTTCTGTTGCCTTTGCCGCTAAATACGCAATCCGTGCTGATATGAATCAACCTGCCATTCCACGATGCGCACTGTTTGGCCAGCCAATGAGGCAGCAGAGAGTTGACCGTAATGCTGGGCAATACCGCCTTTGCTTCGGAGCGCTGTTTGATAATCCCGACGCAATTGACGACGACTTCCGGGCGATGTTCGGCCAGCATCGTCGCGACAGAGTTCAGGTCTTCGGCATTGATTCCGCCAATCACAGTTTCGGATTGAAGCAGTGAAACTTTGGCAATTTGCTCGTCGTGCTTTGCTTGCCGGATGGTGCAGTGCGTTTCCGGGAAGCGTTCTTTCAGCACTTGATACACTTTATGGCCAAGCATGCCCGTCCCGCCGAGTACGAGTACTTTCATAATTCCCCTGATGTGTGTCGTGATTTAGTGGTGGCTTTGCAGCGCTGTATGATTAAGCGCGGCATTGTTTGTTTTGTCGCGGGCCGTTTCCGCGACTTCGGCCAGATAGGAAAAAGTTTCCCTGGCACAACGTTCCCAGGAATAA encodes:
- a CDS encoding SDR family oxidoreductase translates to MKVLVLGGTGMLGHKVYQVLKERFPETHCTIRQAKHDEQIAKVSLLQSETVIGGINAEDLNSVATMLAEHRPEVVVNCVGIIKQRSEAKAVLPSITVNSLLPHWLAKQCASWNGRLIHISTDCVFSGKGNRTDGGYAEDDFSDAEDLYGKSKYLGEVTTENAVTLRTSIIGRELFHCGSLLEWFLNQQRTQVKGFRNALYSGVTTNHLAEVIGDVIQYHPQLSGLYQVTSQTISKYDLLCLLRDAYKLDVEIVPDETFRCDRSMVGNKFRRATGYTCPPWPKLTAQLASDTTPYELWRN
- a CDS encoding polysaccharide biosynthesis protein codes for the protein MKYLEGKRVLITGGTGSLGKVMVRRLLSGEMGEPEKVIIFSRDEAKQHFMRMDYQLKAAATDEIIYRNFQRKLDFRIGDIRDFHSVAGVLREADVVFNAAALKQVPTCEYFPYEAVRTNVLGAENIVRAIEQYNLPVDTVVGISTDKACKPINTMGMTKALQERVFIQGNIRCPQTRFLCARYGNVLASRGSVVPLFHDQIRGGGPVTITTAEMTRFLLSLDDAVDTVFAAITTGLPGETYVPRAPSALVTDIAHVLIGRRRIDVKFIGIRPGEKIHEIMVSQEEAYRTVARGKWFAILPMLPEVAGDWRGSGVLDKEYSSADAVMSLEETATLLRTRGLLVENSTMEKEHEVAEMLR
- the wecB gene encoding UDP-N-acetylglucosamine 2-epimerase (non-hydrolyzing): MKIMTILGTRPEVIRLSLVIKMLDQLSEHVLVHTGQNYDDRLNGLFFREMGIRNPDEFMGIRGSGFAGQVGDVLAKAEPLFLEYRPDRLLILGDTNSGLTAMVARRLGIPVYHMEAGNRCYDDRVPEEVNRRVIDHSSSVLMPYTNRSRENLLREGIAGDRIYVTGNPIKEVIDHYADRIEASSVLTNLGLQPRKFFLVTMHRAENVDVEDRLRNLIESLVYLHERYGLPVICSFHPRTRAKVESFGVRINYTGLQFLDPLGFFDFIRLEQSAFCVLSDSGTVQEEACLFGTPNVTIRDVTERPETIECGSNVLAGCDPARILKLVELVTSQRRGWCPPAEYLAENVAATVCRILLGYRVPDLAEQAWQQRTA
- a CDS encoding O-antigen ligase family protein, which translates into the protein MVEVASRIRQAPENAIVLVRPKAEGFAESAAMMLDRTIFSLLLVMIAVLAMPYGAVEAWWESIFECTVFVLTALWIVEGLLRGSWRVGDVRLFAPLLALGAFAWLQTRSWQGATMEAGIQSQDWAAISADPYETQRFVLRLLALVLTGALLQSHVYNRRRLVSLINIVIFTGVASAIFGILRQTAQHEDGFLLAYLRPGEGYGQFINRNHFAFLMEMALGLALGLVVGKGARRDRSLVYIAAIIPLWTALVLSNSRGGIGSLLSQMLFMTLMLGFVRGASESNESYGFSSRLVRIGQTVVARFAIVGCLVAVLGVGIIWMGGDPLANRLETLPTDIRAASPDERASQSRVEIWLATWRLIQAHPILGTGFAAYGVAIPEYHDSSGEITPQQAHNDYLELLASGGMIAGLIGLWFVTVLIKRIRRELQSAEAFRRSACFGAVLGIFGVATHSLVDFGLHITTNAIVFIALVVIATLDWRAMEWVPLEDRLR
- a CDS encoding glycosyltransferase family 4 protein; this encodes MRISIIVDCYYPHATASAKLVHDLGVELNNQGHSVTVITPNCQNTQDLQLSVESELLVARVKTGKLKGVNRISRAVREARLSETMWRKGKQFFREHPCDLIIFYSPSIFFGPLVNKLKSLWKCPAYLILRDIFPQWAVDAGVLKKGLAYKFFRLKELEQYSAADVIGVQSPANLEYFAQNLPNKRYELEVVHNWTTLDKQEFAPSNYREKLGMQGKVVFFYGGNIGVAQDIDNIVRLAAALEAEPHIEFLLVGDGSEVERLKALIDEKALTNIHILPAVGQQEYLAMLSEFDVGLVSLDKRLQTQNFPGKILGYMYFSMPMLCSVNPGNDLKTMVERSEAGLCSLNGEDETLRLNALRLANDAALRQRIGQNARQLLERDFAVSVVARRILSHFKASPRLHYAGAEKPMAPATATL